From Acidobacteriota bacterium, a single genomic window includes:
- a CDS encoding Crp/Fnr family transcriptional regulator, with amino-acid sequence MNFVDYIKTFFPLSDAVAEELLGKSRKHSFQRHHLLHREGEVCDRLWFVERGLVRWFYHDEEGRDITDSFAAEHSFVTAFDSFFQRKPSRYFIEVLEDSEIYSMRYSDLDESFKKFPEIERVSRLVLLVILEQQLEKNTALQFRTAEQRYRFIIEKHPDLLQRVSLGNIASYLGITQETLSRIRSKKPKPN; translated from the coding sequence ATGAATTTCGTCGATTACATCAAGACCTTTTTCCCCCTTTCCGACGCCGTCGCGGAAGAGTTATTGGGAAAGAGCCGCAAGCACAGTTTCCAGAGGCATCATCTGCTTCACCGCGAGGGCGAAGTTTGTGACCGGCTTTGGTTTGTCGAACGCGGCCTGGTCCGATGGTTCTATCACGACGAAGAAGGCCGCGACATAACCGATTCGTTCGCCGCGGAACACTCGTTCGTGACGGCGTTCGACAGTTTTTTTCAACGCAAGCCGAGCCGTTACTTCATTGAGGTACTGGAGGATTCCGAAATTTACTCGATGCGCTATTCGGACCTCGATGAATCGTTTAAGAAGTTCCCCGAGATCGAACGCGTCAGCCGTCTGGTTTTGCTCGTGATCCTCGAACAGCAGTTGGAAAAGAACACCGCACTTCAATTTCGTACCGCGGAACAACGCTATCGTTTTATCATCGAGAAGCATCCCGATCTGCTGCAGCGGGTTTCTCTCGGAAACATCGCTTCATACCTTGGAATCACACAGGAAACCCTGAGCCGCATCCGTTCGAAGAAACCAAAGCCGAATTAA
- a CDS encoding 4-hydroxy-tetrahydrodipicolinate reductase, translating into MKIALIGYGAMGKLIATLAKEKGHEILVVVDDIDARLSSVQLADTLRGAEVAIDFTVAGAVRRNVEACLIAGIPLVEGTTGWNGERETIRDLVESKNGALVYGSNFSIGVNLFFRITGFAAELVSKFDEYEVFIEERHHSRKKDAPSGTALKLKEIVAKQFGDEFSIAATRAGDIPGTHTVGFDSAPDTIELTHTARSREGFARGAILAAEWIAGRQGFYEFSDVMDEVLIMPPRPAGI; encoded by the coding sequence ATGAAGATTGCGCTGATCGGATACGGGGCGATGGGCAAGCTCATCGCGACGCTGGCTAAAGAGAAAGGTCACGAGATCCTGGTTGTTGTCGACGATATCGATGCCAGGTTATCGTCAGTTCAGCTGGCTGACACGCTTCGCGGGGCGGAAGTTGCGATCGACTTCACCGTCGCCGGGGCGGTGCGACGCAACGTCGAGGCTTGTTTGATCGCCGGAATTCCTTTGGTCGAAGGGACGACCGGGTGGAACGGGGAACGGGAAACGATCCGTGATTTGGTCGAATCGAAAAACGGAGCGTTGGTTTACGGTTCCAACTTCAGCATCGGCGTCAATCTCTTCTTTCGGATAACCGGTTTTGCGGCCGAATTGGTTTCGAAGTTCGATGAGTACGAGGTGTTCATCGAAGAGCGCCATCATTCGCGGAAAAAGGACGCGCCGAGCGGCACCGCGCTTAAGTTGAAAGAGATCGTTGCGAAACAGTTCGGAGACGAATTCTCGATCGCCGCGACTCGCGCCGGCGATATTCCTGGAACGCACACCGTCGGTTTCGATTCCGCGCCCGACACGATCGAATTGACGCACACGGCTCGCTCGCGGGAGGGCTTTGCCCGCGGCGCGATCCTCGCCGCCGAATGGATCGCCGGACGACAAGGCTTTTACGAGTTTTCCGATGTTATGGATGAAGTGCTCATAATGCCGCCGCGACCGGCGGGTATTTGA
- a CDS encoding metallophosphoesterase, whose translation MKKPALFAISFALLLSTGVLGQATLIGRGSNWKYLDNGTNQGSSWTAPAFDDSLWTNGNAQLGYGDGDEVTTVGYGPDPNNKYVTTYFRKTFNVADPTDYTGLTLNILRDDGAIVYLNGTEVFRTNMPAGSVTYQTLAPLGISGAEETTAFLQANFGTKPLTAGTNTIAVEIHQATLNSSDISFDLDLIGQTAASITRGPYLQMGTNSAMTVRWRTNVATDSRVQFGTVAGNLTQFASDATLTTEHEVRIAGLTANTKYFYSIGSTSAVLAGNDATHFFFTSPNAGQTNPYRFWILGDSGTADANAQAVRNSYLAFNGSNYTNLILMLGDNAYSNGTDAEYQSAVFDMYPTILRQTPLWSTIGNHDTSQDTNPPSGLPYFQMFTLPTAAEAGGIASGTEKYYSFNYGNIHFICLDSMTSSRSVGSAMMTWLQSDLSQNTQPWVVAFWHHPPYTKGSHNSDTEIELMEMRANVLPILESWGVDLVLAGHSHSYERSYLIDGHYGDSSTFSQSMKRNPGGGRENFDGSYKKSALSSNLPNEGAVYAVAGSSGKISGGTLNHPAMFVSLNNLGSMIIDVNNDRLDAKFLRENGTIADYFTIVKGGTPNQPDAPTGLTAFGASGSQINVTWADASNNEDGFKIERCKGVTCTSFSQVATVGAGVTTFANSGLTANTTYRYRVRAFNAGGDSAFSRIATGKTLKR comes from the coding sequence ATGAAAAAACCCGCATTGTTTGCGATCTCGTTCGCGCTACTCCTGAGCACCGGTGTTCTCGGCCAAGCGACTCTCATCGGTCGCGGCTCGAACTGGAAATATCTCGATAACGGAACAAATCAGGGGTCGTCGTGGACGGCGCCGGCGTTTGACGATTCGCTTTGGACGAACGGCAACGCGCAGCTTGGCTACGGCGACGGTGACGAGGTTACAACCGTCGGCTACGGACCGGACCCGAACAACAAGTATGTAACAACGTACTTTCGCAAAACATTCAACGTCGCCGATCCGACCGATTATACCGGCTTGACTCTCAACATTCTGCGCGACGATGGCGCAATCGTCTATCTCAACGGAACTGAAGTTTTCCGGACGAATATGCCCGCCGGAAGCGTGACCTATCAGACGCTGGCGCCGCTAGGAATCAGCGGCGCAGAGGAAACGACGGCTTTTCTGCAGGCCAATTTCGGCACGAAACCTCTCACTGCAGGAACAAACACGATCGCCGTCGAGATCCACCAAGCGACGCTCAACAGCAGCGACATTAGTTTCGATCTCGATCTGATCGGGCAAACCGCCGCGAGCATTACCCGCGGACCGTATTTGCAGATGGGGACGAACAGCGCGATGACGGTCCGTTGGCGCACGAACGTCGCAACCGATAGCCGGGTTCAGTTCGGAACGGTTGCGGGAAACCTGACGCAATTTGCGAGCGACGCGACGCTCACAACCGAGCACGAAGTGCGAATTGCGGGTTTGACGGCAAATACGAAGTACTTCTATTCGATCGGATCGACATCTGCCGTTCTGGCCGGCAACGACGCAACGCATTTCTTCTTCACGTCGCCGAACGCCGGCCAAACAAATCCGTATCGTTTCTGGATTCTCGGTGACTCGGGCACTGCCGACGCAAACGCGCAGGCCGTCCGGAACTCGTACCTTGCTTTCAACGGTTCAAATTACACGAATCTGATTCTGATGCTCGGCGACAATGCCTACAGCAACGGCACCGACGCGGAATATCAGTCCGCCGTCTTTGATATGTATCCCACGATCCTCAGGCAAACCCCGCTGTGGTCGACGATCGGCAATCACGATACGTCGCAGGATACAAATCCCCCGTCGGGATTGCCCTATTTCCAGATGTTCACGCTTCCGACTGCGGCCGAGGCCGGCGGAATCGCTTCGGGAACCGAAAAATACTACTCGTTCAACTACGGCAATATTCACTTCATTTGCCTTGATTCAATGACTTCGAGCCGCTCCGTCGGAAGCGCGATGATGACCTGGCTTCAAAGCGATCTCTCGCAAAACACGCAGCCCTGGGTGGTTGCCTTTTGGCACCATCCGCCGTACACGAAAGGTTCGCATAATTCCGACACCGAAATCGAACTGATGGAGATGCGTGCCAACGTTCTGCCGATCCTCGAAAGTTGGGGCGTCGACCTCGTTCTCGCGGGCCACAGTCATTCGTACGAGCGTTCGTATCTGATCGACGGCCACTACGGCGATTCTTCAACGTTCTCTCAATCGATGAAAAGAAATCCCGGCGGCGGGCGCGAGAACTTCGACGGTTCGTACAAGAAATCCGCTTTGAGCAGCAATCTGCCGAATGAAGGCGCGGTCTACGCGGTTGCCGGAAGTTCCGGAAAGATCTCGGGCGGAACGCTCAACCACCCGGCGATGTTCGTCTCGCTAAACAATCTCGGATCGATGATCATTGACGTAAACAACGATCGACTCGACGCGAAATTCCTGCGTGAAAACGGTACGATCGCCGATTATTTCACGATCGTCAAAGGCGGAACCCCGAATCAACCCGACGCGCCCACGGGACTCACGGCGTTCGGCGCATCCGGATCACAGATCAACGTCACTTGGGCCGACGCGTCGAACAACGAAGATGGATTCAAGATCGAACGCTGCAAGGGCGTGACCTGCACGAGTTTCTCGCAGGTAGCGACCGTCGGAGCGGGCGTCACCACATTCGCGAATTCGGGCTTGACTGCAAACACGACGTATCGTTATCGGGTCCGCGCATTCAATGCCGGCGGCGACTCCGCGTTTTCGAGGATCGCGACCGGTAAGACGCTGAAACGTTAG
- a CDS encoding tetratricopeptide repeat protein, translating into MKLSLLLITILALSVTALRAHDGIHEQIIAVTAEIKKSPRDAALYLKRAELYRLHREWRNSERDLNTAARLDPTLGVVDLRRGKLLFDMGKFRRSKKFLERFNGAEPQMFEGVLALGRTLAKLGDAAGAARWFKKAIEVSPSDSAEIYVERAEVLASSGSFVEALDGLDEGIAKLGSLVTLETPAIDLEVKLNRFENAIKRIDRIAKGMARKEPFLLLKGETLIKAGRHCEARTELLEARRGYESRSTFQRNVRGVRNEIARVEAGLRATESCRE; encoded by the coding sequence ATGAAACTTTCGCTGCTCCTGATTACGATCTTGGCTCTTTCGGTGACCGCTTTGCGCGCGCACGACGGAATACACGAACAGATCATCGCGGTAACCGCCGAGATCAAGAAGTCTCCGCGTGACGCCGCGCTGTATCTTAAACGCGCCGAGCTCTATCGGCTTCATCGCGAGTGGCGCAATTCGGAACGTGATCTGAACACCGCAGCAAGACTCGATCCGACACTCGGGGTCGTCGATCTCAGACGCGGGAAATTGCTCTTCGATATGGGCAAATTCAGAAGGTCGAAGAAATTTCTTGAGCGCTTTAACGGCGCCGAACCCCAAATGTTCGAGGGCGTTCTCGCGCTCGGCCGAACGCTCGCGAAGCTTGGCGACGCGGCGGGCGCGGCACGATGGTTCAAAAAGGCGATCGAAGTCTCACCAAGCGATTCGGCAGAGATCTACGTCGAACGCGCCGAGGTTTTGGCAAGCTCCGGAAGTTTCGTCGAGGCTCTCGACGGATTGGACGAGGGGATCGCCAAACTCGGATCCCTGGTGACATTGGAAACCCCGGCGATCGATCTCGAAGTCAAATTGAATCGATTCGAAAATGCGATAAAGAGAATAGACAGAATCGCAAAAGGGATGGCGAGGAAAGAGCCGTTTTTGTTATTGAAGGGCGAAACGCTGATCAAAGCCGGCCGACATTGCGAAGCGCGGACGGAACTGCTTGAAGCCCGTCGGGGATACGAAAGCCGTTCGACGTTTCAACGGAACGTTCGCGGTGTGCGAAATGAGATCGCCCGCGTCGAGGCCGGTCTGAGAGCCACCGAATCATGCCGCGAGTAG
- a CDS encoding M20/M25/M40 family metallo-hydrolase, with protein MNVSQLTIELMKIPSVSGDEKALAGFLSDYLTALGWTVELQPAADDQFNVIACLNDSPRVWFSTHLDTVPPHIPPTEDDAKIYGRGSCDAKGIIAAQITAAERLRAQGISDIGLLYTVEEERASIGARAANDHPLAAKCEYLINGEPTDNDLAIGSKGSMRLVLRTKGKAAHSAYPEIGDSAIDKLLDILEDIRRVTLPTDEFFGESTLNIGIISGGVGSNVVAPSAEAALHVRMVTPLEPVMEIIENAVDGRGEIDVQSCSLPVRMVKVEGFRQKVVRFTTDIPYLTKWGKPLLLGPGSILDAHTKDEFVLKKDLDEAVRLYEDLAKKLLAA; from the coding sequence ATGAACGTTTCTCAATTGACCATCGAACTGATGAAGATCCCGTCGGTGTCGGGTGATGAAAAGGCCCTCGCCGGATTCTTGAGCGATTATCTGACCGCGCTCGGCTGGACGGTCGAACTTCAGCCGGCAGCGGACGACCAGTTCAACGTCATCGCTTGCTTGAACGACTCGCCGCGTGTCTGGTTTTCGACGCACCTCGACACAGTTCCGCCGCACATTCCGCCGACCGAGGACGACGCGAAAATCTACGGACGCGGTTCGTGCGACGCGAAGGGAATCATCGCGGCGCAGATCACCGCCGCCGAGAGGCTGCGCGCTCAGGGAATTTCCGACATCGGTCTGCTTTATACGGTCGAAGAAGAACGCGCCTCGATCGGTGCGCGCGCTGCCAACGATCATCCGCTCGCCGCTAAGTGCGAGTATCTGATCAACGGCGAGCCGACCGACAACGATCTCGCCATCGGTTCAAAAGGGAGTATGCGGCTTGTTCTTCGCACGAAAGGTAAGGCGGCGCACTCGGCATACCCGGAGATCGGCGACTCGGCGATCGACAAGCTTCTCGACATCCTCGAAGACATTCGCCGGGTCACTCTTCCGACCGATGAGTTTTTTGGCGAATCGACCCTTAACATCGGCATCATTTCCGGCGGCGTCGGGTCGAACGTCGTCGCGCCGTCGGCGGAAGCGGCGCTTCACGTCCGGATGGTGACGCCGCTTGAACCGGTGATGGAGATCATCGAAAACGCCGTCGACGGCCGCGGCGAGATCGACGTTCAGTCTTGCAGCCTTCCGGTTCGAATGGTGAAGGTCGAAGGATTTCGGCAGAAGGTCGTCCGTTTCACGACCGACATTCCGTATCTGACAAAATGGGGGAAACCTTTGCTGCTAGGCCCGGGCTCGATCCTCGACGCGCACACGAAGGATGAGTTCGTGCTCAAGAAAGATCTCGACGAGGCCGTCAGGCTTTACGAAGACCTCGCCAAAAAGCTACTCGCGGCATGA
- a CDS encoding energy transducer TonB, with product MRGRISRAKALIAVRNYPAAIYELENIRRETGDQTVHGVLNVLLMNCYLEQSDYKRAQDFLTDLFNGIKSGKPNAAANFYAAAGQVVKGARNQSDRYKSLGLSVSDRNLDPAAIADLDKMRETLEKVIEQSRTVAKDVKQTANAFAVLEEASAARGTLARDDFDSKRWKDEVADSREMLANSRSTVFNATNEEQPTVSPTTVATNNPTNVPKNTLPVPTVEEPKTAPTNVVLKPVDTPKTEPTPSTETVAKKEETKPTNETPAPRRDRRVEEKKETPATPVNADGTINVGSLLEYAVQKSNPVYPPGARTMRQTGVVRVELLIDENGQVAAVQNSSGPTMLQGAAKDAVRKWKFKPFVRDGQPVKATGFLSFNFDL from the coding sequence ATGCGCGGCAGGATCTCGAGGGCGAAAGCCCTGATCGCGGTGCGCAATTACCCGGCCGCGATCTACGAACTTGAGAATATTCGGCGTGAAACGGGCGATCAGACCGTGCACGGGGTACTCAATGTTCTTTTGATGAACTGTTATCTCGAACAGAGCGACTACAAGCGCGCTCAGGATTTTCTCACCGATCTCTTCAACGGCATCAAGTCCGGCAAGCCGAACGCTGCGGCAAATTTCTACGCCGCCGCGGGCCAGGTCGTCAAAGGCGCCCGCAATCAATCCGATCGTTACAAGTCACTCGGCCTTTCGGTTTCTGACCGAAATCTTGATCCGGCGGCGATCGCCGATCTCGACAAGATGCGCGAGACGCTCGAAAAGGTCATCGAGCAATCGCGGACCGTCGCCAAAGACGTGAAGCAGACGGCCAATGCCTTCGCGGTGCTTGAAGAGGCGAGCGCCGCCCGTGGCACGCTCGCGCGAGACGATTTCGATTCGAAGCGCTGGAAGGACGAGGTCGCCGATTCGCGCGAAATGCTGGCGAATTCGCGAAGCACTGTTTTCAACGCGACCAACGAAGAGCAGCCGACCGTTTCGCCGACGACGGTCGCAACTAACAATCCGACAAATGTTCCGAAGAACACGTTGCCGGTCCCGACCGTCGAAGAGCCGAAAACGGCTCCGACGAACGTCGTTTTGAAACCGGTCGACACGCCGAAGACGGAGCCGACGCCATCGACCGAAACGGTCGCGAAAAAGGAAGAAACGAAGCCGACGAATGAGACTCCGGCGCCGCGCCGCGACCGTCGGGTTGAAGAAAAGAAAGAAACTCCGGCAACGCCGGTGAACGCCGACGGGACGATCAACGTCGGTTCGCTGCTCGAATATGCGGTTCAAAAGAGCAATCCGGTCTATCCGCCGGGAGCGCGTACAATGCGCCAGACCGGCGTCGTCCGTGTTGAACTCCTGATCGACGAGAATGGCCAGGTCGCCGCCGTGCAAAATTCGTCGGGGCCGACGATGCTTCAGGGCGCGGCAAAGGATGCGGTACGGAAATGGAAGTTCAAGCCGTTCGTCCGCGACGGCCAGCCGGTCAAAGCAACCGGATTTTTGAGTTTTAATTTCGATCTTTAA
- a CDS encoding amidohydrolase, which produces MEKLKLLLVAFISFLLIFPPSVFSQKIQTSYDLLILGGTVVTMDKDRRIIEDGAVGVRDGKIAFVGTRAEAKNKRARQVVSAAGKVVIPGLINTHTHVPMGLFRGIADDLDLQEWLTQYIFPAEAKNVNEKFVRAGTRLGLAEFIKGGTTTYCDMYYFEDAIADETVKAGVRGVLGETLIDFPAPDNKTFDDALKYTETFIKRWQGHRLITPAVAPHAPYTVSKEHLLATSALSERLNAPLVIHLAEANTETEFIQQKHKGLRPIEFVEKIGFLSNKTIAAHVIQANQSELEILKRRDVGIAHNPQSNMKLAAGVAPVPAMLKLGLRLGLGTDGAASNNDLSLWEEMDTAAKLHKVFSGDPKVASAKEVFEMATIGGARALHMEEMIGSLETGKLADIVIVGFDSLNQTPMYNVYSHLVYATKAEDVETVIIDGKIVMKARRLLTLNESAIKIDANLIHQKIIDSLRK; this is translated from the coding sequence ATGGAAAAGCTGAAATTATTGTTGGTCGCGTTCATTTCATTCCTGCTGATTTTCCCGCCGTCCGTCTTTAGCCAGAAAATTCAAACTTCGTATGACCTGCTGATCTTGGGCGGTACCGTCGTGACGATGGATAAGGATCGCCGCATCATTGAGGACGGGGCCGTCGGGGTTCGGGACGGGAAGATCGCTTTCGTCGGGACGCGCGCCGAGGCGAAGAACAAACGGGCCCGCCAGGTCGTAAGCGCCGCCGGCAAGGTTGTGATCCCGGGCCTGATCAACACTCATACACACGTTCCGATGGGACTGTTCCGCGGCATCGCCGACGATCTCGACCTGCAGGAATGGCTGACGCAGTACATCTTCCCGGCCGAAGCGAAAAACGTCAATGAAAAGTTCGTTCGCGCCGGAACCCGGCTCGGACTCGCCGAATTCATCAAGGGCGGCACCACGACCTATTGCGATATGTATTACTTCGAGGACGCGATCGCCGACGAAACGGTGAAGGCCGGCGTCCGCGGAGTCCTCGGCGAAACGCTCATCGACTTTCCCGCACCCGACAACAAGACCTTCGACGATGCGCTCAAATATACCGAAACGTTCATCAAGAGATGGCAGGGGCATCGACTGATCACGCCGGCCGTCGCGCCGCACGCGCCCTACACGGTAAGCAAGGAACATCTGCTTGCGACCAGCGCGTTGAGCGAACGTCTGAACGCCCCGCTCGTCATACATCTTGCCGAGGCAAACACCGAAACGGAGTTCATCCAGCAGAAACACAAGGGCTTGCGCCCGATCGAGTTTGTCGAGAAGATCGGATTCCTGAGCAACAAGACGATCGCCGCCCACGTCATTCAGGCTAATCAGTCGGAACTTGAGATCCTCAAACGCCGCGACGTCGGCATCGCACACAACCCGCAGTCGAATATGAAACTCGCCGCCGGTGTCGCGCCGGTCCCGGCGATGCTCAAACTCGGACTTCGGCTCGGACTCGGAACGGATGGCGCGGCGTCGAACAATGATCTCAGTCTGTGGGAAGAAATGGACACGGCGGCGAAGCTCCACAAAGTGTTTTCGGGCGATCCGAAAGTCGCGTCGGCCAAAGAAGTGTTCGAGATGGCGACGATCGGCGGAGCGCGCGCGCTTCATATGGAAGAAATGATCGGTTCGCTCGAGACCGGAAAGCTCGCGGATATCGTCATCGTCGGGTTCGACAGCCTCAACCAGACTCCGATGTATAACGTCTATTCTCACCTCGTTTACGCGACGAAGGCCGAAGACGTCGAGACGGTTATCATTGATGGAAAGATTGTTATGAAAGCAAGACGTTTGCTTACGCTAAACGAAAGTGCTATAAAAATAGACGCAAACTTAATCCACCAAAAAATCATCGACAGTTTAAGGAAGTAA
- a CDS encoding GNAT family N-acetyltransferase, with amino-acid sequence MKFEFLIELLDKNHKREDFDCGEESLNVFLKRFARQNSAKGFGRNFVAVLPAQTKVLGYYTISSGSVAFDALPENAPRYPIPTAHLGRLATDLTMRGQGLGELLLIDALARIATIADELGIYAVELFALNENAKKFYLRYGFTALIDDEKHLYLPVATLKKSGLV; translated from the coding sequence ATGAAATTCGAATTCTTGATCGAATTGCTTGACAAAAATCACAAGCGCGAAGATTTTGACTGCGGCGAAGAGAGTCTGAACGTATTTTTGAAGCGATTTGCCCGGCAAAACAGCGCGAAAGGTTTTGGGCGCAACTTTGTCGCCGTTTTGCCGGCCCAAACAAAGGTTTTAGGTTATTACACGATCAGTTCCGGAAGCGTCGCGTTTGACGCCTTGCCGGAAAACGCTCCACGTTATCCGATTCCGACCGCCCATCTCGGCAGACTGGCAACGGATCTAACAATGCGCGGTCAGGGACTCGGCGAATTACTCTTGATTGATGCTTTGGCGCGAATTGCGACCATTGCCGATGAACTCGGAATTTACGCGGTCGAACTTTTTGCATTAAACGAAAATGCAAAGAAATTCTATCTGAGATACGGTTTTACGGCTTTGATAGATGACGAGAAACACCTTTATTTGCCCGTTGCGACGCTCAAGAAATCCGGATTGGTCTGA
- a CDS encoding DUF1778 domain-containing protein, which produces MPTAQDTISQTARLNFRLPNELKERIEKAATISGLTVTDFAINVLVTSADHVLEKHHTRTLSAQDRDIFLEMLENPPDPNQALKRAVKEYRRRVKK; this is translated from the coding sequence ATGCCGACTGCACAAGACACAATTTCTCAAACGGCGCGTTTGAACTTTCGTTTGCCGAATGAATTAAAAGAGCGCATCGAAAAAGCCGCGACCATTTCGGGTTTGACCGTAACCGATTTTGCGATCAATGTTTTGGTAACGTCGGCCGACCACGTTTTGGAAAAGCATCACACGCGGACGCTTTCCGCCCAAGACCGCGATATTTTCTTGGAAATGTTGGAAAATCCGCCCGATCCCAATCAAGCCTTGAAACGAGCGGTCAAAGAATATCGCCGACGTGTCAAAAAATGA
- a CDS encoding VCBS repeat-containing protein, which yields MMSPNRVKAAIVAVFFFLALIVSLAETNIAPPVGAMGAGPPNGFSGAPGENDCRACHFDNDGLGQFTLGVPPVYFPGRTYQVTVTHTNADTTRKRWGFQMTSLNAAETGAGTFANTNNQTQNGTDSGRSYINHTNVGSFANQTGGATWSFNWTAPLTNVGPIGFYAAGNQANNDHNPDGDQILFANALSRPQARFVDFDGDGKTDLSISRAVGAERQFWWLKSADQTVSAGPFGLATDTIAPADFTGDGKVDIAVFRPSSGQWFVLRSSDFSYYSINFGADGDVPAAADYDGDGKADAAVYRASTGTWFISRSGDNGVTIRNFGSPVDKPAVADFDGDGKADISIWKPDLGQWWRIDSATDTAIAFQFGNVGDKPVPGDYTGDGRADVAIFRPSNGTWYVLRSEDFSFYSFPFGIATDVAAPGDFDGDGKFDAAIFRDGTWFVNQSTAGTLIRGFGSAGDQPLPAAFLP from the coding sequence ATGATGTCGCCAAATCGCGTTAAAGCCGCAATCGTCGCCGTGTTTTTCTTTCTTGCACTGATCGTTTCGCTTGCTGAAACGAACATTGCGCCGCCTGTCGGAGCAATGGGTGCCGGCCCGCCGAACGGTTTTTCTGGCGCTCCGGGCGAGAACGATTGCCGGGCGTGCCATTTCGACAACGATGGCTTAGGACAGTTCACGCTTGGCGTGCCGCCCGTCTATTTCCCGGGTCGCACATATCAAGTCACGGTGACGCACACCAATGCCGACACGACGCGCAAGCGTTGGGGGTTTCAGATGACGTCGCTCAACGCCGCCGAGACCGGAGCCGGAACGTTCGCGAACACCAACAACCAGACCCAGAACGGCACTGATAGCGGACGCAGCTATATCAATCACACCAACGTCGGAAGTTTTGCGAACCAAACGGGCGGCGCGACGTGGTCCTTCAATTGGACCGCTCCGTTGACCAACGTCGGACCGATCGGCTTTTATGCAGCCGGCAATCAGGCGAACAACGATCATAATCCGGATGGCGATCAGATACTCTTCGCCAACGCGTTGTCGCGACCCCAGGCGCGTTTTGTCGATTTCGACGGCGACGGCAAGACCGATCTTTCGATCTCGCGCGCGGTTGGAGCAGAGCGCCAGTTTTGGTGGCTGAAGAGCGCGGATCAAACCGTTTCCGCAGGGCCGTTCGGGCTTGCAACGGACACGATCGCCCCGGCGGACTTTACCGGCGACGGCAAGGTTGACATCGCAGTGTTTCGGCCTTCCTCGGGCCAGTGGTTCGTTCTCAGGTCGAGCGACTTTTCTTATTACTCGATTAACTTCGGCGCGGACGGAGATGTTCCGGCGGCGGCCGATTATGACGGCGACGGAAAGGCCGACGCGGCCGTTTATCGCGCATCAACAGGCACTTGGTTCATCTCGCGTTCGGGCGACAACGGCGTCACGATCCGGAATTTCGGGTCGCCCGTGGACAAACCGGCCGTTGCCGATTTTGACGGGGACGGCAAGGCCGACATTTCGATCTGGAAACCCGATCTCGGTCAATGGTGGCGAATCGATTCGGCGACCGACACCGCGATCGCCTTTCAATTCGGCAACGTCGGCGACAAACCGGTTCCGGGCGATTACACCGGCGACGGCAGGGCCGATGTTGCGATCTTCCGTCCGTCGAACGGAACGTGGTATGTTCTGCGTTCGGAGGACTTCAGCTTCTACTCGTTTCCGTTCGGGATCGCGACCGATGTCGCGGCTCCCGGCGATTTCGACGGCGATGGCAAGTTCGATGCCGCGATCTTTCGCGATGGAACCTGGTTCGTCAATCAATCGACTGCGGGCACGCTGATCCGCGGCTTCGGCTCGGCCGGCGACCAACCGCTGCCCGCCGCCTTCTTGCCGTGA
- a CDS encoding cytidine deaminase has protein sequence MRAGAGKTFERARSGIILEKEELIKRALDVRERAYAPFSNFKVGAAVVAGDGTIFTGCNVESASYGLTVCAERVAIWKAVSEGATHFTHIAVVADTEELTPPCGVCRQIIWEFCGDIPVTFSNLQGKTETVLMSELLPRAFDTKFLK, from the coding sequence ATGCGGGCTGGTGCGGGAAAAACTTTTGAAAGAGCGAGGAGCGGCATAATTTTGGAAAAGGAAGAATTGATCAAACGCGCTCTCGACGTGCGCGAAAGGGCGTACGCGCCATTCTCGAATTTCAAGGTCGGAGCCGCGGTCGTCGCCGGCGACGGCACGATCTTCACCGGCTGCAACGTCGAATCGGCAAGTTACGGCCTGACGGTCTGCGCCGAACGCGTCGCGATCTGGAAAGCAGTTTCCGAAGGCGCGACGCATTTCACGCACATCGCCGTTGTCGCCGATACCGAGGAGCTTACGCCCCCGTGCGGCGTTTGCCGCCAGATCATTTGGGAGTTTTGCGGCGATATTCCGGTGACTTTTTCAAATCTGCAGGGCAAGACCGAAACCGTCCTGATGAGCGAGTTGCTCCCGCGCGCGTTCGACACGAAATTTTTGAAGTGA